Below is a window of Deltaproteobacteria bacterium DNA.
GATGCGTATTAAGTTCTTTTCTAATAGCCGTTGTAAAGGATAATCTGAGATCGGTATCCGTGTTTATCTTGGATATACCTCTTCTTATTGCCTGGCTCATGATATCATCGGGTACACCCTTTGCACCCTGAATCATTGCACCGTATCGGTTAGCCTCTTCTATAATATGCTGCGGAACGCTCGAAGCGCCATGTAATACAAGCGGGATGTCAAGAAGTCTTGCTACGGTTTCAAGCCTGTTCAGATCAAGCTTTGGCTCTCCCTTGAACTTAAATGCACCGTGCGATGTACCGATTGCAGTCGCGAGTGCATCAACACCCGTTTCGTTTACGAATTTCAGTGCCTGTTCCGGAACAACAAGGCTTGAGTCTGCCTCATCTACATTTAATCTATCCTCTATGCCTCTCAGCCTTCCGAGTTCCGCCTCAACAGAAACACCAACAGTATGTGAGATCGTTACAACCTCTTTTGTCAAGACAATATTCTCTTCAAAAGGCTTATCCGACGCATCTATCATTACAGAGGTATATCCGTGCCTTATTGCCGTCATTATGGTATTAAGGGATTTCCCGTGATCAAGATGAAGCGCAACATCTACGTGTGCCTTTTCTGCCGCAGTTATGCCTATAGCAGCAAGATACTCTATGCCTGCATACTCAATAGCCCCTTCCGTTGTTTGAATGATCACCGGAGAATGGGCATCCTCTGCTGCATCAATAATACCCTGAAGCATTTCAAGGTTCACAAAGTTAAATGCACCAACTGCGTAGCCGTTTCCCTTTGCATGTGTTAGAATATGTTTCAGATTAACGAGTGCCATCAGCATCTCCTTTTACGAGTTTTATACAACAAAGGAATAACCGGTTCAAGGATTCTTGTATAACCAAAAAATTACGCTGGAAAGCCGGAGCTAACGGTTACTGGCAAACCTATCATCCGTTTATCAATCCATTTCACATTTCAATACGCTTTTCAATTTTAAACGACACGCACGATTTATACCTTGAAACCTTATTGATTCTGTTGTAAAATATTTTTCGGTATGAAGATAAACAATGAAAAGAGTGTTATTGTAGGAATGAGCGGCGGAGTGGATAGCTCTGTCACCGCACTTTTACTCAAAGAGCAGGGCTATAGGATAAGGGGTGTGGCCCTTAAACTATGGGCTTACAACTCAGAGAACCCATGCTGTTCTTTAAAAGATCTTCATGATGCAGAGATAATATCAAAACAGCTCGGCATCGAATTTGAGATAATAGATATGCGGGATCAATTTAGAGATAATGTTGTTGATTACTATACAAGAGAACTCGTGTCGGGCAGAACGCCGAATCCATGTATTTTTTGTAATGACAGGCTAAAGTTTGGTTTGCTGCTTGATTACGCATTAAAAAACAACTTTGATTATGTAGCGACTGGCCATTATGCAAGGGTTGAGTATGATGGTGTTAAGTATAAACTTTTGAAAGGTATTGATCTTAACAAGGATCAGTCTTATTTTCTTTTTATGCTTGATCAGAACAGGCTTGCGAAAACATTATTTCCCATCGGCCGGCTTGATAAAACAGGTGTAAGAAAACTGGCGCAAGAATCCGAACTTATAACATGTGCTAAGGATGACAGCCAGGAGCTGTGTTTTTTGCCGTCAGGCGGTATTGATGAGTTTTTAAGTGAATACACAAATATAGAAGTACATAGTGGTGAAATTGTAAACACAAAAGGCTTGACTATGGGTAAACATAGGGGTTTACCATTTTACACAATAGGGCAGAGAAAAGGTATAGGGGTGTATGGCTTAAAGCCTGTTTATGTGGTAGATATAGATGGGAAAGGCAATAAAATAGTGGTTGATGATGAAGTAAAACTTATGAGAGATACTTTTACAGTAAGTGCTGTTAACTGGATAGCCGGAGAAGAACCCTTATTACCATTGCATGCCGATGTCAGGATAAGATACAGGCATAAGGAATCAAGGGCATTGATTGATAAAGATCGAGACAGGCTGATAGTAAAATTTGAAAAACCTCAAAGGGCTATTACACCCGGTCAGGCTGCTGTATTTTATTATGATTCTGAGGTTTTAGGAGGAGGCTGGATATGGGAAGTTCTAAATTAGATTTTAACAATTCATGGAAGACCGTTATTTTTACGACAATAGGTATTTACCTGGCGGCATTTATACTCGGTATAATCCTTCATGCCCAGGGGAGTAACTCCGACGTAAAGCAGATGCTTCCGGAAAGCTATGTACAATCTATCACTTCATTGAAAACGATTTCCATAGAGGATGCGTATAATGATTTTACCGGCAAAAAGGCTGTGTTCATAGATGCGCGTGATAACGCAGAGTACGTTGAAGGACATATAAAGGGTGCGATCAACATACCTTATGATAAATTTGGCGAGTACTACCAAAAAAATGAAGGCATGTTACCCAAGGGCCGGATCTTAATCACATACTGCCACGGGATTGGCTGTGGATTGAGCGTGGATGTTGCAAAGCATCTCATAGCAATGGGATACATAAACGTTTATGTGTTAACCGAGGGTTGGCCAGGATGGGTTAGTGCTAATCTGCCAACATCTGTTGGAAAGGAGCCGTAATATGGAGAGAAGATGTATAATTAATTTTCAAATGTTAAGACCGGTTATTATTTTTGTATTAAGGATATTGCTCGGCGGTATATTTATTATAGCAGCTTATGGCAAGCTTTTGCATCCTCAATCACTGGAGTCGATTGTTGTCAATTATAATATATTGCCGCTCTTTATGGCAAGATACTTTGCGTACGCTCTTCCGTGGGCTGAGCTTTTAGCAGGTATAATGCTCGTCCTTGGTATATTTACAAGAGGTTCTGCCCTGGCTGTCGGCTTATTGTTGGCGGCGTTTATATTTGCTGTTTCTATAAACATATTCAGAGGCGTTTCAATGGATTGCGGCTGCTTTGATATCTTTGGCATGCATGAGAAAATAGGATCTGTTATAATAATAAGGGACATAATATTCTTTGTTGTTTCCGTATTTCTTGTTTATACGAGAGAGTTTATATTCAGTATAGATAACTATCTTAAAAAATATTTCAAATAAATGCTTTTAGGCCACAATCACAACATAGTTCATAAGGGTATAACATTTCATATTCAAACAGAAGATAGCGGCATGGATAATCCGTATATAGTAACCCATCTGTTTATCGGCGGGAATATACTTGCTACCAAAAAGACCAGCTATCAGGACATTATTAAAATTGATGGACTTGAGAAGATCGTTAATGATTTGATGAAAGACCAGCACAAAAAAATGATAATTGAACTCAGGGATGGTGTTTATGATTCTCACGAAATGATCAAATCGCAACTTAATAACAATAAAGCCGCTGCTGCAGAACCGAAACAATCATCCGAAAAAATTCAAAGGGTAGAAGAGAACACAATAAATATTGACGAAACAAAGAATCTCGATGAGGTAATACTGGATTATCTGGTAGAGACGGCAGAAGAAAAATAAGATGGAAGAAGGCTTGCAGGAAACCATCACACTTGATGATAAGCCCGAACAAAAAACAATTGCTTTAAAGATTGATACCTTAAGAAAATGATCCAATTCTTTCACGTTTATAAATATTATTTAAAAGGCAGCGAGGTGCTTGAGGATCTTAATCTGCAGATAGAGAAAGGA
It encodes the following:
- the fba gene encoding class II fructose-1,6-bisphosphate aldolase is translated as MALVNLKHILTHAKGNGYAVGAFNFVNLEMLQGIIDAAEDAHSPVIIQTTEGAIEYAGIEYLAAIGITAAEKAHVDVALHLDHGKSLNTIMTAIRHGYTSVMIDASDKPFEENIVLTKEVVTISHTVGVSVEAELGRLRGIEDRLNVDEADSSLVVPEQALKFVNETGVDALATAIGTSHGAFKFKGEPKLDLNRLETVARLLDIPLVLHGASSVPQHIIEEANRYGAMIQGAKGVPDDIMSQAIRRGISKINTDTDLRLSFTTAIRKELNTHPGVFDLREILGAGRQAVKDMVLNRIGVFGSSGKC
- the mnmA gene encoding tRNA 2-thiouridine(34) synthase MnmA; protein product: MKINNEKSVIVGMSGGVDSSVTALLLKEQGYRIRGVALKLWAYNSENPCCSLKDLHDAEIISKQLGIEFEIIDMRDQFRDNVVDYYTRELVSGRTPNPCIFCNDRLKFGLLLDYALKNNFDYVATGHYARVEYDGVKYKLLKGIDLNKDQSYFLFMLDQNRLAKTLFPIGRLDKTGVRKLAQESELITCAKDDSQELCFLPSGGIDEFLSEYTNIEVHSGEIVNTKGLTMGKHRGLPFYTIGQRKGIGVYGLKPVYVVDIDGKGNKIVVDDEVKLMRDTFTVSAVNWIAGEEPLLPLHADVRIRYRHKESRALIDKDRDRLIVKFEKPQRAITPGQAAVFYYDSEVLGGGWIWEVLN
- a CDS encoding DoxX family membrane protein; this encodes MERRCIINFQMLRPVIIFVLRILLGGIFIIAAYGKLLHPQSLESIVVNYNILPLFMARYFAYALPWAELLAGIMLVLGIFTRGSALAVGLLLAAFIFAVSINIFRGVSMDCGCFDIFGMHEKIGSVIIIRDIIFFVVSVFLVYTREFIFSIDNYLKKYFK
- a CDS encoding rhodanese-like domain-containing protein; this translates as MGSSKLDFNNSWKTVIFTTIGIYLAAFILGIILHAQGSNSDVKQMLPESYVQSITSLKTISIEDAYNDFTGKKAVFIDARDNAEYVEGHIKGAINIPYDKFGEYYQKNEGMLPKGRILITYCHGIGCGLSVDVAKHLIAMGYINVYVLTEGWPGWVSANLPTSVGKEP